The following proteins come from a genomic window of Companilactobacillus pabuli:
- a CDS encoding sensor histidine kinase gives MRISIRFKWTALISIVILLAYIFVSVLAMRTVQSVASVNEINNFTLKLVIGGVVVFLLGIVLSFYAVTLVLNDLKKINKTIDDLNKKPDSDSRIKLRKRNDEIYDLTININKMLDRMQAYTNQQKEFVEDVSHELRTPVAVLEGHLSMLQRWGKDDPEVLNDSINSSLQELKRMQSLIQEMLDLTRVEQIDSAYLEQTTEVKPLFTQVANDFKMLHPDFVINFDDDIREGSEVKIYRNHLEQVLVILLDNAFKYSADRKEINFAASTNSALLEVVVQDYGLGIAKNDLKRIFNRFYRVDKARSRKRGGNGLGLSIAKRLIEIYHGSLEVESVVGSGTVFKIELPLVQVKPEEEQTEKENETEK, from the coding sequence ATGAGAATTTCGATTAGATTTAAATGGACCGCTTTGATTTCTATTGTAATTTTGTTGGCTTACATTTTTGTCAGTGTTCTAGCAATGAGAACTGTCCAAAGTGTTGCTTCAGTCAATGAAATCAATAATTTTACTCTGAAATTGGTTATTGGTGGAGTAGTGGTCTTTTTATTGGGAATTGTTTTGTCATTTTATGCTGTTACTTTGGTTTTGAACGATTTAAAGAAAATCAATAAAACAATCGATGACTTGAATAAGAAACCAGACTCAGACTCTCGTATTAAATTACGTAAGAGAAATGATGAAATTTATGATTTAACTATTAATATCAACAAGATGCTCGACCGTATGCAGGCATATACTAATCAGCAAAAAGAGTTCGTGGAAGATGTTTCACACGAATTAAGAACGCCAGTGGCTGTGTTGGAAGGTCATTTGAGTATGTTGCAACGCTGGGGTAAAGATGATCCTGAAGTGTTGAACGATTCAATCAATTCTTCTTTGCAAGAATTAAAACGTATGCAATCCTTGATTCAAGAGATGCTAGATCTTACACGTGTTGAACAGATCGACAGTGCATATTTGGAGCAGACAACTGAAGTTAAGCCTTTGTTTACGCAAGTGGCAAACGACTTCAAAATGTTGCATCCAGATTTTGTGATCAATTTCGATGACGATATCCGTGAGGGTAGTGAAGTTAAGATCTACCGTAATCACTTGGAGCAAGTATTGGTAATTTTGCTGGATAATGCTTTCAAATATTCAGCCGACCGCAAAGAAATCAATTTTGCTGCTTCAACTAACTCAGCTTTGTTAGAGGTGGTAGTCCAAGATTATGGCCTAGGAATCGCAAAAAACGACCTGAAACGCATTTTCAATCGTTTTTATAGAGTTGACAAGGCTCGCTCTAGAAAACGTGGAGGAAACGGTTTAGGGCTTTCTATCGCTAAACGCTTGATTGAAATCTATCATGGTAGCTTAGAGGTTGAAAGCGTCGTTGGTTCTGGGACTGTTTTTAAGATTGAATTGCCATTAGTGCAAGTTAAACCTGAAGAAGAGCAGACTGAAAAAGAAAATGAAACTGAAAAATAA
- a CDS encoding response regulator transcription factor translates to MAKILVIEDEENMAKFVQLELQHENYEVTVERDGRTGLDAALSEDWDLILLDLMLPELNGIEVCRRIRQEKNTPIIMMTARDSIIDRVSGLDHGADDYIVKPFAIEELLARIRALLRRIDLDIDVTRNNDQVLKYKNLVIDKTTQTLKRNGEVIDLTRREYDLLSALMENVGTVLSRDDLLERVWGTGSSTETNVVDVYIKYLRNKIDRLGAPSYISTVRGKGYVMRR, encoded by the coding sequence ATGGCTAAAATACTTGTTATTGAAGACGAAGAGAATATGGCAAAATTCGTTCAACTCGAACTTCAACATGAGAATTACGAAGTGACTGTTGAACGTGATGGTAGAACCGGACTGGACGCAGCTTTATCTGAAGATTGGGATTTAATTCTTCTAGATTTGATGCTTCCTGAGTTGAATGGTATCGAAGTTTGCCGTCGTATTCGTCAAGAAAAGAACACACCAATTATTATGATGACAGCACGTGATTCAATAATTGATCGTGTATCAGGATTAGACCATGGGGCTGATGATTATATCGTTAAGCCTTTTGCAATTGAAGAATTGCTAGCTCGCATTCGAGCATTGTTACGACGAATCGATTTGGATATCGATGTAACGAGAAATAATGATCAAGTGCTTAAATATAAGAATTTGGTAATTGATAAGACAACTCAAACATTGAAACGTAATGGTGAAGTGATCGATTTGACTCGCCGTGAATATGATTTGTTGAGTGCCTTGATGGAAAATGTCGGCACAGTCTTGAGTCGTGATGACTTATTAGAACGTGTTTGGGGAACAGGTTCATCAACTGAAACTAACGTTGTGGATGTTTATATCAAATACCTTCGTAATAAAATCGATCGCCTCGGTGCACCTAGTTACATTTCTACTGTCCGTGGTAAAGGGTATGTGATGCGTCGATGA
- the gndA gene encoding NADP-dependent phosphogluconate dehydrogenase — MAKPQIGVIGMAVMGKNLALNIESRGYEVAIYNRTGSKTKAVVEEHPDKKLVPSYTIEDFVDSLEKPRRIMMMVKAGAGTDAVIKQLLPLLDKGDVLIDGGNTFFEDTMERNERLDKSGINFIGMGVSGGELGALHGPSLMPGGQKEAYDLVAPILEQISAKADEDGAPCVTYIGPNGAGHYVKMVHNGIEYGDMELIAESYNLLKHLFNNDVEKIAEVFQDWNKGELSSYLIDITSQILTRKDDEGTDDYIVNKIMDKAGNKGTGKWSSQSALELGVPQSLITESVYSRYVSAYKDERVKASKVLPAPETKPVVKDVDDLVAKIRKALYFSKIISYAQGFAQMKAASDHYDWDLNYGKIAQIWRAGCIIRAQFLQKITDAYDEDPKLDNLLLDDYFKGIVKEYQSDVRDVVSFAVQAGVPVSGFMAAISYYDQYRSETLPANLTQAQRDYFGAHTYERNDKPGTFHYTWYEEQ; from the coding sequence ATGGCAAAACCACAAATTGGTGTTATCGGTATGGCTGTTATGGGTAAGAATCTTGCCCTAAACATTGAAAGTCGTGGATATGAAGTAGCAATCTACAATCGTACAGGTTCAAAGACTAAAGCGGTTGTTGAAGAACATCCCGACAAGAAATTGGTACCAAGTTATACAATTGAGGATTTCGTTGACTCACTAGAAAAACCACGTCGTATTATGATGATGGTTAAAGCTGGTGCTGGTACTGATGCTGTCATCAAGCAACTATTGCCTTTGTTGGACAAGGGTGATGTCTTGATCGATGGTGGTAATACATTCTTCGAAGATACTATGGAACGTAATGAACGTTTGGATAAATCTGGAATCAACTTCATCGGTATGGGTGTTTCCGGTGGTGAACTTGGTGCCTTGCATGGTCCTTCATTGATGCCAGGTGGTCAAAAGGAAGCTTATGACTTAGTTGCTCCTATTTTGGAACAAATTTCTGCTAAAGCTGACGAAGATGGCGCACCTTGTGTTACATACATCGGACCAAATGGTGCTGGTCACTATGTCAAGATGGTTCACAATGGTATCGAATACGGTGACATGGAACTTATCGCTGAAAGTTACAACTTGTTGAAGCACTTGTTCAACAATGACGTTGAAAAGATTGCCGAAGTATTCCAAGACTGGAACAAGGGTGAACTTTCAAGTTACTTGATCGACATTACTTCACAAATCTTAACTAGAAAAGATGACGAAGGTACTGACGATTACATCGTTAATAAGATTATGGATAAAGCTGGTAACAAGGGTACTGGTAAGTGGAGTTCACAAAGTGCTCTTGAACTAGGTGTTCCACAATCATTGATCACTGAATCAGTTTACTCACGTTACGTTTCTGCCTACAAAGACGAACGTGTTAAAGCAAGCAAGGTTTTGCCTGCTCCTGAAACAAAACCAGTTGTTAAAGATGTTGACGACTTAGTTGCTAAGATCCGCAAAGCTTTGTACTTCAGTAAGATTATCAGTTATGCTCAAGGATTTGCTCAAATGAAAGCTGCTTCAGATCACTATGATTGGGATCTTAACTATGGTAAGATTGCTCAAATCTGGCGTGCTGGATGTATCATTCGTGCTCAATTCCTACAAAAGATTACTGATGCTTATGATGAAGATCCAAAACTAGATAACTTGCTACTAGACGATTACTTCAAGGGTATCGTTAAAGAATATCAATCAGATGTTCGTGACGTTGTTAGTTTTGCTGTTCAAGCAGGTGTTCCTGTTTCTGGATTTATGGCTGCTATTTCATACTACGATCAATATCGTTCAGAAACATTGCCAGCTAATTTGACTCAAGCTCAAAGAGATTACTTTGGTGCTCATACTTATGAAAGAAACGACAAACCAGGTACATTCCACTATACTTGGTATGAAGAGCAATAA
- a CDS encoding YceD family protein, with product MLNWDVQDVRRYKDKPFEFEEELDLTKELTTRSEDVLDADKVSVKGQLFNDNGLVISDVKIKTTLTVPSTRSLLPVKLPVDVRVNEAYNVDSVADEEELEQYNVVIPVDDENPTINVYESVIDNILLSIPSKVLTKKEKEENIMPSGKNWEVISEDDFKSQKEEEHVNPEFAKLKNLFNNNDDKE from the coding sequence ATGCTAAATTGGGATGTTCAAGACGTTCGTCGCTACAAAGACAAACCGTTTGAATTTGAGGAAGAACTCGATTTAACTAAAGAATTAACTACACGTTCAGAGGATGTTTTGGACGCTGACAAAGTTTCTGTCAAAGGTCAATTATTCAATGACAATGGTTTAGTTATTTCTGATGTAAAAATCAAGACTACATTGACTGTTCCTTCAACTCGTAGTTTGTTGCCAGTAAAATTACCAGTTGATGTTCGAGTTAATGAAGCTTACAACGTTGATAGCGTGGCCGATGAAGAAGAATTGGAACAATACAATGTTGTTATACCCGTGGATGATGAAAATCCAACTATTAATGTTTATGAATCAGTGATCGATAATATTTTGTTGAGTATTCCTTCAAAAGTTTTAACTAAGAAGGAAAAGGAAGAGAATATTATGCCTTCAGGTAAAAATTGGGAAGTTATTTCTGAAGATGACTTTAAGAGTCAAAAAGAAGAAGAACACGTTAACCCAGAATTTGCCAAATTAAAAAATTTATTTAATAATAATGATGATAAGGAGTAA
- a CDS encoding nucleotidyltransferase family protein: MTKVYGVVAEFNPFHNGHKIFIDTIKQKYHPDVLIAVMSGNFVQRGDFAVLDKWNRARLAIDLGVDLVIELPLAFAVQPAELFAQGAMKLLNLLKIDTLVFGTEKELDFVKIAQKILTADNQFKQDYQQNSATNLTSYYQRLGIDIADLPNQMLGLNYVQQIEKNHYPINFQTILRKSGFSATSVRTDLKLGSSVSSEVPDLTNQLINKNQTYTWDDFYPYLRYQIINSDIPELHSIYQMVEGLEYKLKKEIMISNDFEDFLDRVKSKRYTRARLRRLMIYTLMNIQSEEIDNVYKNPYLRVLGFSGNGRKYLNQHKKDFNLITKVGKKEAQTLELEVRADQIFQLQSKKTQDFGKMPYMKGVN; this comes from the coding sequence ATGACAAAAGTTTATGGTGTAGTGGCCGAATTCAATCCGTTTCATAACGGTCATAAAATTTTTATCGATACGATCAAACAAAAATATCACCCTGATGTCTTGATTGCCGTGATGTCAGGCAATTTTGTACAGCGGGGTGATTTTGCTGTTTTAGATAAGTGGAATCGAGCTAGATTAGCAATTGATTTAGGCGTTGATTTAGTTATCGAATTACCACTAGCTTTTGCTGTCCAACCGGCAGAGTTATTTGCTCAAGGTGCTATGAAGTTATTGAATTTATTAAAAATTGATACCTTAGTATTTGGAACTGAAAAAGAGCTTGATTTTGTCAAAATTGCTCAAAAGATTTTAACAGCCGATAATCAATTCAAACAAGATTATCAACAAAATTCAGCTACTAATTTAACTTCGTATTATCAGCGTTTAGGTATCGATATTGCTGATTTACCTAATCAAATGTTAGGTTTAAATTACGTTCAACAAATAGAGAAGAATCATTATCCAATTAATTTTCAAACGATTCTTAGAAAAAGTGGATTTAGTGCTACTAGCGTTAGAACTGATTTGAAATTAGGTTCTTCTGTTTCTTCTGAGGTGCCTGATTTAACTAATCAGTTGATAAATAAAAATCAAACGTATACTTGGGATGATTTTTATCCATATCTACGTTATCAAATCATAAATTCCGATATTCCAGAACTTCATTCAATCTATCAAATGGTCGAAGGACTAGAATATAAGCTGAAAAAGGAAATTATGATCAGCAATGATTTTGAAGATTTCCTGGACCGAGTGAAGTCAAAGCGTTACACAAGAGCCCGTTTGAGACGTTTGATGATTTACACTTTAATGAATATTCAATCTGAAGAGATTGATAATGTTTATAAAAATCCTTATTTACGAGTATTAGGATTTAGTGGAAATGGTCGTAAATATTTAAACCAACACAAAAAAGACTTTAATTTAATTACTAAAGTTGGCAAAAAAGAGGCCCAAACTTTAGAATTAGAAGTCAGAGCTGATCAAATATTTCAGCTTCAAAGTAAAAAAACACAAGATTTTGGAAAAATGCCTTATATGAAAGGGGTAAATTAA
- a CDS encoding class I SAM-dependent DNA methyltransferase, with the protein MIYNSFASVYSELMDDSLYSKWAQYVEKQVTGDNKKLLDVACGTGDLTILLADKFQVTGTDLSEQMLKIAEQKAQKANQKIPFIPSNMMDLYDFDKYDVITCFDDSICYLQDEDELAIAFNQALQHLNDGGKYLFDAHSLYQMDEVFPGYMFNHRTEDSAFMWNSFEGEYPHSIEHELTFFNWDEKIKGYSVNTELHKERTYPIETFVAILKDIGFKKVSVSAEFGTSEVKDDSTRWFFAAEK; encoded by the coding sequence ATGATTTATAATTCTTTTGCCAGCGTTTATAGTGAATTGATGGATGATTCATTGTATAGCAAGTGGGCACAGTACGTCGAAAAACAAGTTACAGGCGACAATAAAAAATTATTGGATGTAGCTTGTGGAACTGGTGATTTAACAATTCTGTTGGCTGATAAATTTCAAGTTACTGGAACTGATCTTTCTGAGCAGATGTTGAAGATTGCTGAACAAAAAGCTCAAAAAGCCAATCAAAAAATCCCCTTTATTCCTAGTAATATGATGGATTTATATGACTTTGATAAGTACGACGTTATCACTTGTTTTGATGATTCAATTTGTTATTTACAAGATGAAGATGAACTAGCAATTGCCTTCAATCAGGCTTTACAACATTTAAATGATGGCGGTAAATACTTATTCGATGCACATTCGCTTTATCAAATGGATGAAGTCTTTCCTGGATACATGTTCAACCATCGGACTGAAGATTCCGCTTTTATGTGGAATAGTTTTGAAGGTGAATATCCACACAGCATCGAACATGAATTAACGTTCTTTAATTGGGATGAGAAAATCAAAGGTTATTCAGTTAATACTGAATTGCACAAAGAAAGAACTTATCCGATTGAGACATTTGTAGCTATCTTAAAAGATATCGGCTTCAAAAAGGTCTCAGTCAGTGCCGAATTTGGTACTTCAGAGGTTAAAGATGATTCAACTCGTTGGTTCTTTGCTGCTGAAAAATAG
- the rsfS gene encoding ribosome silencing factor, with the protein MDSKKMMEIAVKAADEKHANDIKVLNISEVSIMADYFVIMDAGSQRQVDAIVQSVLDKAGENNIEIGHVEGNRNSEWVLIDLHDVVIHVFTSEKRDFYNLEKLWSDAPEVDISDLVTE; encoded by the coding sequence TTGGACTCAAAAAAAATGATGGAAATTGCTGTGAAAGCAGCTGATGAAAAGCACGCTAATGATATCAAAGTTCTAAATATCAGCGAAGTAAGTATTATGGCTGACTACTTTGTAATCATGGATGCCGGTTCACAACGTCAAGTTGATGCTATTGTGCAATCTGTTTTGGATAAAGCAGGCGAAAATAACATTGAAATTGGTCACGTTGAAGGAAATCGTAACTCTGAATGGGTTTTGATCGACTTGCATGATGTTGTTATTCACGTCTTCACATCTGAAAAACGTGATTTCTACAATCTAGAAAAACTTTGGTCAGATGCTCCAGAAGTTGATATTTCTGATTTGGTAACTGAATAA
- the yqeK gene encoding bis(5'-nucleosyl)-tetraphosphatase (symmetrical) YqeK: MSEFNYEGIKSGLKRADILNRMKDTLSDFRYNHCLRVEKTSRALAAEFGGDVDRAGLAGLLHDYAKERSDEEFITEINKKHLDPELLHANNAIWHGIVGAEIIKDELGIYDEDVLNAIRRHTVGSTNMTQVDKCVFVGDFVEPGRDFPGIDEARKYAEKSLDSAVTFELKHSIQHLVDTNKEIYPATFVSYNYWIKKGEL, from the coding sequence GTGAGTGAATTTAATTACGAAGGCATCAAAAGTGGATTGAAACGAGCAGACATTTTGAACAGAATGAAAGACACCTTGAGTGATTTTCGTTATAATCATTGTTTGCGGGTTGAAAAAACTTCACGTGCTTTAGCTGCCGAATTTGGTGGCGATGTAGATCGAGCTGGTTTGGCTGGATTATTGCATGACTACGCAAAAGAACGAAGCGATGAAGAATTTATTACTGAAATTAACAAAAAACATTTAGACCCAGAGTTGTTACATGCTAATAACGCTATTTGGCACGGAATTGTCGGTGCTGAGATTATTAAGGATGAGTTGGGTATTTATGATGAAGATGTACTAAACGCTATTAGAAGACACACTGTTGGCTCTACAAACATGACACAAGTAGACAAATGTGTCTTTGTAGGTGATTTTGTTGAACCAGGTCGAGATTTTCCTGGTATCGATGAAGCAAGAAAATATGCTGAAAAATCACTTGATAGTGCTGTAACTTTTGAACTAAAACATTCGATTCAACATTTAGTTGATACAAATAAAGAAATTTATCCAGCAACTTTTGTTAGTTACAATTACTGGATCAAAAAAGGAGAATTATAA
- a CDS encoding nicotinate-nucleotide adenylyltransferase, producing the protein MNTQKQLLTKEKLEFHSNLPKRHVGILGGTFNPIHLGHLVIAEQVYEQLCLDKVLFLPDKIPPHRGVKKTIPDIKSDDRIEMIKLAIRNNMHFDLDLTDIRRGGVSYTFETIKMLKDLNPNTEYYFIIGGDMVENLPKWSHIDELIQMVHFVGVCRKGFEEKSKYPILWVNTPELEISSSMIREKVKQGQSIKYLVPDDVAWYIKDRGLYRE; encoded by the coding sequence ATGAATACTCAAAAACAATTATTAACTAAAGAAAAATTAGAATTTCATAGTAATTTGCCAAAGCGACACGTCGGAATATTAGGTGGCACTTTTAATCCAATTCATTTAGGACATTTAGTGATAGCTGAACAAGTTTATGAACAATTGTGTTTAGATAAAGTTTTGTTCTTGCCTGATAAAATTCCACCTCACCGTGGCGTCAAGAAGACTATTCCTGATATTAAAAGCGATGATCGGATTGAAATGATCAAATTAGCTATTCGTAACAACATGCATTTTGATTTGGACTTGACCGATATTCGTCGCGGCGGTGTTAGCTATACTTTTGAAACAATCAAGATGCTCAAAGACTTAAATCCTAATACAGAGTATTACTTTATAATAGGAGGAGACATGGTAGAGAATTTGCCAAAATGGTCTCATATTGATGAATTAATTCAAATGGTACATTTTGTTGGAGTTTGTCGAAAAGGCTTTGAGGAAAAATCAAAGTATCCTATACTTTGGGTAAATACTCCGGAATTGGAAATTAGTTCGAGTATGATTCGAGAAAAAGTCAAACAGGGACAATCAATTAAGTATTTGGTTCCTGATGATGTAGCTTGGTATATCAAGGATAGGGGGCTTTATCGTGAGTGA
- a CDS encoding YhbY family RNA-binding protein, with the protein MIIKGKKNRYLRSQAATMKPVIQVGRDGITENLLKQLEMLIEKNELIKVSLLQNTMVEPQDLIEALNEFDSGIVHIQTIGSKMVFYKKASKIKNRKYSIELEKM; encoded by the coding sequence ATGATAATTAAAGGAAAAAAGAACCGTTATTTAAGAAGCCAAGCAGCAACGATGAAGCCAGTTATTCAAGTAGGTCGCGATGGTATTACTGAAAACTTACTTAAACAATTGGAAATGTTAATCGAAAAAAATGAACTTATTAAAGTTTCTTTGCTTCAAAACACAATGGTTGAACCACAAGATCTAATCGAAGCTTTAAACGAATTCGATTCAGGTATCGTTCACATTCAAACAATCGGTTCCAAAATGGTTTTCTATAAGAAAGCTTCAAAGATCAAAAATCGTAAATATTCAATTGAATTAGAGAAAATGTAA
- the yqeH gene encoding ribosome biogenesis GTPase YqeH codes for MTEDNELYCIGCGAKLQTEDKDKPGFVQASTLKKYTEDDSKELLCKRCFRLRNYNEITDVDVSDDDFLKLLDSISQKDALVVNVVDIFDYEGSVIPGLQRFVGDKKILMVGNKVDLLPASVNQNRLLNWLQQKSKENGIKSVDQIMVSAVKGINIDKLMDMIEKYRDGKDVYVVGTTNTGKSTLINRIISSNSDIKDLITTSRFPGTTLDRIDIPLDDGHSLVDTPGIIHRYQLAHFLNAKDLKTVTPKKPLRPATFQLRDGQTIFVAGLARLDFLNERTNVTFYVNQGLPLHRTKTVNADEFYEKHLGDILTPPTDIKEFPKFKSQIFSAHEKSDIVIYGLGWVTIPAGTKVKAYVPDGVHVSIRNAII; via the coding sequence ATGACAGAAGATAATGAATTGTACTGCATAGGTTGTGGTGCAAAACTTCAAACAGAAGATAAAGACAAACCAGGTTTTGTTCAAGCTTCTACTTTGAAAAAATATACCGAAGATGATTCAAAAGAATTACTCTGCAAGAGATGTTTCAGACTTCGTAACTACAACGAAATCACTGACGTTGATGTTTCTGATGACGACTTTTTGAAGTTGTTAGACTCAATTTCTCAAAAAGATGCCTTAGTAGTTAACGTAGTTGATATTTTCGATTACGAAGGTAGTGTAATTCCCGGATTGCAACGATTCGTCGGTGACAAGAAGATTTTGATGGTTGGTAATAAAGTCGACTTATTACCAGCTTCAGTTAATCAAAATCGTCTTTTGAACTGGTTGCAACAAAAGAGCAAAGAAAACGGTATTAAATCAGTTGACCAAATTATGGTTTCAGCTGTCAAAGGTATCAACATCGATAAATTGATGGACATGATCGAGAAATATCGTGATGGAAAAGATGTCTATGTTGTCGGAACTACTAATACTGGTAAATCAACTTTGATCAACCGAATTATTAGTTCTAATTCTGATATCAAAGATTTGATCACAACTTCTCGATTCCCAGGAACTACTTTGGATCGAATCGATATTCCTTTGGATGATGGTCATTCATTAGTTGATACACCCGGAATTATTCACCGTTATCAATTAGCTCATTTCTTGAATGCCAAAGATTTGAAGACAGTGACACCTAAGAAGCCATTACGTCCTGCAACTTTCCAATTGCGTGATGGACAAACAATCTTTGTGGCTGGTTTAGCTCGTTTGGACTTTCTAAATGAAAGAACTAATGTAACTTTCTACGTCAACCAAGGATTGCCATTGCACAGAACGAAGACCGTAAATGCCGATGAATTTTATGAAAAACATCTCGGTGATATTTTGACACCACCAACTGATATCAAAGAATTCCCTAAATTCAAGAGTCAAATCTTTTCAGCGCATGAAAAATCAGATATCGTTATTTATGGTTTAGGTTGGGTCACAATTCCGGCTGGAACTAAAGTCAAAGCCTACGTCCCAGATGGTGTTCACGTATCAATCCGTAATGCGATAATTTAA
- a CDS encoding YqeG family HAD IIIA-type phosphatase, with the protein MFKPYIMLDKITDLTVEDLQELHITKIMTDLDNTLLPWNSNEYDLSLRKWLNLMAQNNIEVMIVSNNSYERVEKAVKDLPVSIVARAVKPLPFVIMKHLKEENIDPKNVLFVGDQVMTDVLAGNMANLKTVLVKPLVKTDAKKTRINRFFERPILKAMQKRDKNLYWKDSLNDRR; encoded by the coding sequence ATGTTTAAACCCTATATTATGCTCGATAAAATTACTGATCTGACTGTAGAAGATCTTCAAGAACTACATATTACTAAGATCATGACAGATTTGGATAATACCCTTTTGCCATGGAATAGTAACGAGTATGATTTATCATTGCGTAAATGGCTGAATTTAATGGCCCAAAATAATATTGAAGTGATGATTGTTTCTAATAATAGTTATGAACGTGTAGAAAAGGCCGTTAAAGACTTGCCTGTTAGTATCGTGGCACGTGCGGTGAAACCTTTGCCATTCGTAATCATGAAGCATCTCAAAGAAGAAAACATCGATCCTAAAAATGTTTTATTTGTTGGTGATCAAGTGATGACCGATGTTTTAGCAGGCAACATGGCTAACTTAAAGACCGTCCTAGTCAAACCCTTAGTCAAGACAGATGCCAAGAAGACTCGTATTAATAGATTTTTTGAACGTCCTATCTTAAAAGCAATGCAAAAGCGTGATAAGAATTTATACTGGAAGGATTCATTAAATGACAGAAGATAA
- the rplT gene encoding 50S ribosomal protein L20, whose product MPRVKGGTVTRKRRKKVLKLAKGYRGSKHITFKAAHTQIMVSYRYAFRDRRQVKRDFRKLWIARINAAARMNEISYSKLMHGLKLANVDINRKMLAQIAIEDPKAFTSLVDTAKKALA is encoded by the coding sequence ATGCCACGTGTAAAAGGTGGAACAGTAACTCGCAAACGTCGTAAGAAAGTTTTAAAATTAGCTAAGGGATATCGTGGTTCAAAACATATCACTTTTAAAGCAGCTCATACTCAAATCATGGTTTCATACCGTTATGCATTCCGTGATCGTCGCCAAGTTAAGCGCGATTTCCGTAAGTTATGGATTGCTAGAATCAATGCCGCTGCAAGAATGAACGAAATCAGTTACAGCAAATTAATGCATGGTTTGAAATTAGCTAACGTTGACATTAACCGTAAGATGTTGGCCCAAATTGCTATTGAAGATCCAAAAGCATTTACAAGTTTAGTAGATACAGCTAAGAAAGCTTTAGCTTAA
- the rpmI gene encoding 50S ribosomal protein L35: MPKQKTHRASAKRFKITANGGWKRSHAYTSHRFHGKTKKQRRQLAKPGMVGSSDLKRMKRMLATY, translated from the coding sequence ATGCCTAAACAAAAGACACACCGCGCATCAGCAAAAAGATTTAAGATCACTGCTAATGGTGGTTGGAAGAGAAGCCATGCATATACAAGTCACCGTTTCCACGGTAAGACTAAGAAGCAACGTCGTCAATTAGCTAAGCCAGGTATGGTAGGCTCAAGTGATTTGAAACGTATGAAACGCATGCTCGCAACATACTAA
- the infC gene encoding translation initiation factor IF-3: MARDLLINDQIRAKEVRLISENGDQVGVKPKAEAQRLAEAANMDLVLMSPGAKPPVARIMDYGKYKFDLQKKDREARKKQKTVSLKEVRLSPTIEENDFNTKLNNARKFLAKGDKVKVSLRFKGRAITHKEIGKEVLDRVADKTKDVATVTTKPKMDGRSMFLMLDPINSKDNKKKK; encoded by the coding sequence ATAGCAAGAGATTTATTAATAAATGATCAAATACGTGCAAAAGAAGTACGATTGATTTCTGAAAATGGGGATCAAGTTGGTGTTAAACCAAAGGCTGAGGCACAACGTTTAGCTGAAGCTGCTAATATGGACCTAGTTCTAATGTCACCGGGTGCTAAACCACCTGTTGCCAGAATTATGGATTATGGTAAATATAAGTTCGATCTACAAAAGAAAGATCGTGAAGCACGTAAAAAACAAAAAACTGTTAGTCTTAAGGAAGTACGTTTAAGCCCAACTATTGAAGAAAACGACTTTAATACAAAGCTTAATAATGCTCGTAAGTTTTTGGCTAAGGGTGATAAGGTCAAAGTTTCTCTTCGCTTTAAGGGTAGAGCAATTACTCATAAAGAGATAGGTAAGGAAGTCTTGGACCGCGTCGCTGATAAGACTAAGGATGTTGCTACAGTAACAACTAAGCCAAAAATGGACGGTCGTAGTATGTTCTTAATGCTTGATCCAATTAACTCAAAAGATAACAAAAAGAAGAAATAG